TTTAAAAAAACCGCTCATTGTACATTTAGCATTGATTTTAAATGAGATTTAGTCCTTATCTATTTTTAGGTGAATAATAACGTAATGGAAATATTTGTTTCAGGTGCATAGCAATAAGCTCTATTTATCATTTTGCATTTACTAGTTCATTTCCTTTTTTAATGGATACAACTGAATTTCTTTAATTTTTATTTTAAAATAAATTCAATTATGAATTATAAAATAAATGCTAGCTCAGATTTTAATAATGATGGTGAAATACATATAAAGAAATCTAATATTGTCTTTGGCACTACCAGCCAAACGTCAGAGACACTACCAAATCCTGCTGAGTTATTTTTAGGCTCGTTTGCTTCGTGTATGCTAAAAAATGTAGAGCGCTTTTCTTTGTTGATGAAATTTAAATATAATCATACCACA
Above is a window of Maribacter aquivivus DNA encoding:
- a CDS encoding OsmC family protein, with the translated sequence MNYKINASSDFNNDGEIHIKKSNIVFGTTSQTSETLPNPAELFLGSFASCMLKNVERFSLLMKFKYNHTTLEVKAERLENPPRMDNIIYNLNIYSNDIKLNIDLLQKNIEKHGTIYNTVKQICTINGTITRTIND